The Henckelia pumila isolate YLH828 chromosome 2, ASM3356847v2, whole genome shotgun sequence genome includes a window with the following:
- the LOC140884814 gene encoding uncharacterized protein, translating into MESRFLNPYDKEYMKMAMLKHEETFRDQVNELHRLYRIQKMLMKEIAKNRHRPWKRLEIENRAVELKFSEPAGGKSCRVNLDQVEDDHENHDLELTLGPKSYNHHKKIKAAEQAVNASDLGPGFSSSKRTRNSTRDQELLLSQQKWAGLEMTTNLSNQERLDNPHWHFKVLSLNMA; encoded by the exons ATGGAGTCGAGGTTTCTGAATCCATACGACAAGGAATACATGAAAATGGCTATGCTTAAGCACGAGGAAACGTTTCGGGATCAG GTTAATGAGCTGCATCGACTGTATCGAATCCAGAAAATGTTGATGAAGGAGATTGCTAAAAACAGGCACAGGCCGTGGAAACGCCTGGAGATAGAGAATCGGGCCGTGGAGTTGAAGTTTTCTGAACCCGCGGGAGGAAAATCATGTAGGGTTAATTTAGATCAGGTGGAAGATGATCACGAGAATCATGATCTTGAGCTGACTTTGGGCCCGAAGAGTTACAATCATCACAAGAAAATCAAAGCTGCTGAGCAGGCTGTTAATGCATCAGATCTCGGGCCGGGCTTTTCTTCTTCGAAGAGAACAAGAAATTCGACCAGAGATCAAGAATTGTTGCTGAGCCAGCAGAAATGGGCCGGGCTGGAAATGACCACTAATTTATCAAATCAAGAAAGATTGGATAATCCCCATTGGCATTTCAAGGTCTTGAGCTTGAATATGGCTTGA
- the LOC140882237 gene encoding ribonuclease III domain-containing protein RNC1, chloroplastic has protein sequence MFSMELFSSFKLQSTPDLSFSSSFSSFPFQTHLKSLKNQSKFHVLAVAVDSKELPQNSPKRLLKELAERKKVVSPKKRPPPRRFILKPPLDDARLAERFLNSPQLSLKAFPLLSSCMPSMRLNNADRTWMDEYLLEVKQALGYPLEPSDNYGDDNPAKQLDTLLYLAFQHPHCDRTNARHVRSGHSRLGFLGEYVLELALCEFFLQRYPRESPGPMRERVYALIGKRFLPKWIKAASLQNLIFPYDDMDKLIRKDREPPVKSVFWALFGAIYLCYGMPEVYRVLFEVFGMDLEAEDCQPKERRQREDVDYVSVEFESQKLNWQDVAAYKPPEDALFTHPRLFRACVPPGMHRFRGNIWDYDCRPQVMRKLGYPLMRTDRIREITDARNIELGLGLQLCFIHPSKYKMDHPRFCFERLEYLGQKIQDLVMAERLLMKHIDAPGRWLQEKHRCILMNKFCGRYLREKHLHPFIIYSEEVQDEYENNRRRRNPASTSVQQALHGLAYAVYGKPEVRRLMFEVFDFEQIQPKAVS, from the exons ATGTTCTCAATGGAGCTATTTTCGTCTTTCAAACTCCAATCCACACCAGACTtatccttttcttcttctttctcgTCCTTCCCTTTTCAAACCCACCTCAAATCCCTTAAAAACCAATCAAAGTTCCATGTTTTGGCAGTAGCAGTCGACTCAAAAGAGCTGCCTCAAAACAGCCCTAAGAGGCTCTTGAAAGAGCTGGCAGAGCGCAAGAAAGTGGTGTCGCCCAAGAAGAGGCCACCCCCGAGAAGATTCATCCTCAAGCCCCCACTAGATGATGCGAGATTGGCTGAAAGATTCCTCAACAGCCCACAGTTGTCGTTGAAAGCTTTCCCTTTATTGAGTTCTTGCATGCCTTCTATGCGGTTAAACAATGCGGACCGAACCTGGATGGACGAATATTTGCTGGAGGTGAAGCAAGCTTTAGGATACCCATTGGAGCCTTCAGATAATTACGGAGATGATAACCCGGCTAAGCAGTTGGATACATTGTTGTATTTGGCATTTCAGCACCCCCATTGCGACAGGACTAATGCGCGGCATGTAAGATCGGGGCATTCACGGTTGGGCTTCTTGGGGGAGTATGTGTTGGAGTTGGCCTTGTGTGAGTTTTTCTTGCAGAGATATCCAAGGGAATCCCCGGGGCCAATGAGGGAGAGGGTCTATGCTCTGATTGGGAAAAGGTTTTTGCCTAAGTGGATCAAAGCTGCTAGCTTGCAGAATTTGATTTTTCCTTATGATGATATGGATAAGTTGATTCGAAAAGATAGAGAACCTCCGGTCAA ATCTGTATTCTGGGCCTTGTTTGGTGCGATATATTTGTGCTATGGCATGCCAGAAGTGTATAGAGTTCTTTTTGAGGTGTTTGGTATGGATCTTGAGGCTGAAGATTGTCAGCCTAAAGAGAGGAGACAGCGTGAGGATGTAGATTATGTATCTGTCGAATTCGAAAGTCAAAAGTTGAATTGGCAAGATGTAGCTGCTTATAAG CCCCCGGAAGACGCCCTTTTTACTCACCCTAGACTTTTCAGGGCATGTGTTCCACCTGGAATGCATCGATTCCGAGGCAACATTTGGGATTACGATTGTAGACCTCAAGTCATGCGAAAACTAGGATACCCGTTAATGAGGACTGATAGGATTCGTGAGATAACAGATGCCAGGAATATTGAACTTGGACTTGGATTACAG CTTTGTTTCATTCACCCGTCCAAGTACAAAATGGATCACCCACGCTTCTGCTTCGAACGACTGGAATACCTTGGTCAAAAAATCCAG GATCTTGTGATGGCCGAAAGGCTGCTCATGAAGCATATAGATGCCCCCGGAAGATGGTTACAAGAAAAACATCGTTGCATTTTAATGAACAAATTTTGCGGGAGATACTTGCGGGAGAAACATCTGCATCCTTTTATAATTTACAGTGAGGAAGTGCAAGATGAATACGAAAACAACCGAAGGCGTAGAAATCCTGCTTCAACTTCAGTTCAACAAGCCCTTCATGGGCTCGCTTATGCTGTATATGGAAAGCCAGAGGTTAGACGTCTCATGTTCGAAGTTTTCGATTTTGAGCAGATTCAACCCAAGGCCGTATCATGA
- the LOC140882530 gene encoding BTB/POZ domain-containing protein SR1IP1-like: MDLEKEQSSPSCAANMSAKKKELLSCAMKRTGQWVFSHEIPSDVTVTAGGATFCLHKFPLVSKSGYISKKLSEATGTAKSMIEIPDVPGGAEAFELAAKFCYGMDFEITSENIVTLRCAAEFLEMTEDYATGNLIQRTESYLNEVALKTVSGAVSILQSSENLLPMAEEVRLVSRSIDAISIMMCQDSSKRVVDWWGEDLAVLRIDMFQRALIAMIARGFKQHDLAQIVMLYAQKSLRGLEIFGKGRKKIEPRQEHEKRVVLETIVSLLPRVKNLISVSFLSMLLRASIYLETTAACRLDLERRVASQLAQAALDDLLIPSYSFTGDTLFDVEAVLRITKNFFECEREMNKIGYNYDAAEDYHSPSANDMERVAKLLENYVSEIASDRNLSVTKFVDLAELIPEQPRVTEDGMYRAIDIYLKAHPCLSDTERKKLCSVMNCQKLSREACAHAAQNDRLPVQSVIQVLYYEQQRLREVMDSSSLNHQSSLHSGKLNHKSVGIHPGVQDETSSLKRENHELKLELLDMKKKLNELEKSSGNKSLSKPVSPVVTSHATSTDKPTLSQKYSFISSVSRKLGRFIRADGLLPGTRGRDKPSKTRRHSIS; the protein is encoded by the exons ATGGATCTTGAAAAGGAGCAGAGTTCACCTTCCTGCGCTGCAAACATGTCTGCCAAGAAAAAGGAGCTTCTTTCTTGTGCCATGAAGAGGACCGGCCAATG GGTTTTCTCGCATGAAATTCCAAGTGATGTAACAGTTACCGCTGGAGGAGCTACCTTTTGTTTGCACAAG TTTCCTCTAGTCTCAAAAAGTGGATACATAAGCAAAAAACTCTCAGAAGCCACTGGTACCGCCAAATCCATGATCGAAATCCCCGACGTCCCGGGTGGGGCGGAGGCATTTGAACTTGCAGCAAAGTTCTGCTATGGTATGGACTTCGAAATCACCTCTGAGAACATCGTCACACTTAGATGTGCAGCAGAGTTTCTTGAAATGACAGAGGACTACGCCACAGGAAATTTGATCCAACGAACCGAGTCGTATTTAAACGAAGTCGCATTAAAGACCGTGTCCGGGGCTGTATCGATTTTGCAGTCATCGGAAAACCTTCTCCCTATGGCTGAGGAAGTTCGGTTGGTGAGCAGAAGCATCGACGCCATATCGATCATGATGTGCCAGGATAGCTCGAAGCGAGTTGTCGATTGGTGGGGCGAGGATTTGGCCGTCCTACGAATCGATATGTTCCAAAGGGCTCTCATTGCAATGATAGCAAGAGGATTTAAGCAACACGATCTTGCTCAAATAGTTATGCTATATGCACAAAAATCGCTTAGAGGTTTG GAGATATTTGGAAAGGGACGGAAGAAAATAGAACCAAGACAAGAACACGAGAAAAGGGTCGTGTTAGAAACAATAGTTAGCCTCTTACCAAGAGTGAAAAACTTGATCTCAGTTAGCTTTCTATCGATGCTTCTCCGAGCTTCGATATACTTAGAAACAACAGCTGCTTGTAGGCTTGATTTGGAGAGGAGAGTGGCCTCCCAACTTGCACAGGCCGCGCTAGATGATCTTTTGATCCCGTCTTATTCCTTCACGGGTGATACGTTGTTCGATGTTGAAGCCGTGCTGCGAATCACAAAAAATTTCTTTGAATGTGAAAGGGAGATGAATAAAATAGGGTATAATTATGATGCAGCTGAAGATTATCATTCCCCTTCAGCAAATGATATGGAGAGAGTGGCAAAATTGTTGGAGAATTATGTATCGGAAATCGCTTCTGATCGTAATCTATCGGTTACTAAGTTTGTTGATCTTGCAGAACTTATCCCTGAACAGCCAAGAGTAACAGAAGATGGAATGTACAGAGCCATCGACATCTATTTGAAG GCTCATCCTTGTTTGAGTGACACGGAGAGAAAGAAACTTTGCAGTGTCATGAACTGTCAAAAGCTCTCCCGAGAGGCTTGTGCGCACGCAGCTCAGAACGATAGGCTACCGGTTCAAAGTGTCATTCAAGTACTTTACTACGAGCAGCAACGTTTAAGGGAAGTCATGGACAGTAGTAGCCTGAATCACCAGTCCTCTCTTCATTCAGGGAAACTGAATCACAAGTCCGTCGGCATTCACCCTGGGGTGCAGGACGAGACCTCGTCTCTGAAAAGGGAAAATCACGAGTTGAAACTCGAGCTCCTGGACATGAAAAAGAAGTTGAATGAATTGGAAAAATCTTCAGGGAATAAATCTTTGTCAAAACCTGTTAGCCCCGTGGTGACCAGTCACGCCACGTCCACCGATAAGCCTACTTTGTCGCAAAAATATTCGTTCATAAGCTCGGTTTCAAGGAAGCTCGGTAGATTTATCCGGGCTGATGGATTATTACCAGGCACCAGAGGTAGGGATAAACCGAGTAAAACTAGGCGTCATTCGATATCATGA